A window of Perognathus longimembris pacificus isolate PPM17 chromosome 6, ASM2315922v1, whole genome shotgun sequence contains these coding sequences:
- the Prelid3b gene encoding PRELI domain containing protein 3B isoform X2 produces MKIWTSEHVFDHPWETVTTAAMQKYPNPMNPSVVGVDVLARHVDPSGKLHSHRLLSTEWGLPSIVKSLIGAARTKTYVQEHSVVDPAEKTMELKSTNISFTNMVSVDERLVYKPHPQDPDKTILTQEAIITVKGVSLSSYLEGLMASTISSNASKGREAMEWVIHKLNAEIEELAASARGSVRTPMAAAAFAEK; encoded by the exons ATGAAGATCTGGACTTCGGAGCACGTCTTTGA TCACCCGTGGGAAACCGTGACAACAGCTGCCATGCAGAAGTACCCCAACCCCATGAACCCGAGCGTGGTGGGCGTGGACGTGCTGGCCCGGCACGTGGACCCCTCGGGGAAGCTGCACAGCCACCGGCTCCTCAGCACCGAGTGGGGGCTGCCTTCCATCGTGAAGTCT CTGATCGGTGCAGCAAGAACGAAGACGTACGTGCAAGAACATTCCGTAGTTGACCCTGCGGAGAAAACGATGGAGCTCAAGTCCACCAAT ATTTCATTTACAAACATGGTTTCCGTAGACGAGAGACTCGTATACAAACCACATCCTCAGGACCCAGACAA AACCATTTTGACTCAAGAAGCCATAATCACTGTGAAGGGGGTGAGCCTCAGCAGTTACCTGGAGGGGcttatggccagcaccatctccTCCAATGCTAGCAAG GGCCGAGAAGCCATGGAGTGGGTAATACACAAGCTAAACGCCGAGATCGAAGAGCTGGCCGCCTCGGCGAGAGGAAGCGTGAGGACCCCAATGGCAGCAGCGGCCTTCGCGGAGAAATGA
- the Prelid3b gene encoding PRELI domain containing protein 3B isoform X1: MKIWTSEHVFDGPDSEGLLGRTDHPWETVTTAAMQKYPNPMNPSVVGVDVLARHVDPSGKLHSHRLLSTEWGLPSIVKSLIGAARTKTYVQEHSVVDPAEKTMELKSTNISFTNMVSVDERLVYKPHPQDPDKTILTQEAIITVKGVSLSSYLEGLMASTISSNASKGREAMEWVIHKLNAEIEELAASARGSVRTPMAAAAFAEK; encoded by the exons ATGAAGATCTGGACTTCGGAGCACGTCTTTG aTGGACCAGACTCTGAGGGCCTGCTGGGGAGAACTGA TCACCCGTGGGAAACCGTGACAACAGCTGCCATGCAGAAGTACCCCAACCCCATGAACCCGAGCGTGGTGGGCGTGGACGTGCTGGCCCGGCACGTGGACCCCTCGGGGAAGCTGCACAGCCACCGGCTCCTCAGCACCGAGTGGGGGCTGCCTTCCATCGTGAAGTCT CTGATCGGTGCAGCAAGAACGAAGACGTACGTGCAAGAACATTCCGTAGTTGACCCTGCGGAGAAAACGATGGAGCTCAAGTCCACCAAT ATTTCATTTACAAACATGGTTTCCGTAGACGAGAGACTCGTATACAAACCACATCCTCAGGACCCAGACAA AACCATTTTGACTCAAGAAGCCATAATCACTGTGAAGGGGGTGAGCCTCAGCAGTTACCTGGAGGGGcttatggccagcaccatctccTCCAATGCTAGCAAG GGCCGAGAAGCCATGGAGTGGGTAATACACAAGCTAAACGCCGAGATCGAAGAGCTGGCCGCCTCGGCGAGAGGAAGCGTGAGGACCCCAATGGCAGCAGCGGCCTTCGCGGAGAAATGA